The Flavobacteriales bacterium genomic sequence TCCAGGAAGAGCGTACCACCCGATGCCTGTTCGAACTTCCCGATGCGTTGTTTCACCGCGGAAGTGAAGGAACCTTTTTCATGACCGAACAGCTCGCTTTCGATGAGTTCGGATGGGATGGCAGCGCAGTTGACTTCGATCAGCGGTGATCCGGAACGGTGGCTTTTGGCGTGGATCCATCGTGCCACCAATTCTTTTCCGGTTCCGTTTTCACCGGTGACCAGCACGCGCGCATCGGTTTCCGCTACCTTGTCGATCATGTCTTTCACGGCCTGCATCATCTTCGAATCGCCCACCATGTCGTGCGTTTTGGCGATCTTCTTTTTTAGCACCCGGGTCTCCTGGATCAGCGATTTGCGGTCAAGTGCATTGCGAACCGTCACCAGGAGACGGTTCAGGTCGAGCGGTTTGGAAATGTAGTCATATGCGCCTTTTTTCAGTGCATCTACGGCCGTGTCGATGTTGCCGTGCCCGGAGATCATCACCACCGGTGTTTCGGGTGTGACCTCGATCAGGGTTTCGAGTACTTCCATGCCATCCATCTTGGGCATCTTGATGTCGCAGAGGATCACGTCGAACTTTTCTCCTTTGGCTTTTTCGATCCCTTCCTTTCCGTCGGCGGCTTCACCCACCTCGAACTTTTCGTACTCAAGGATGTCTTTTAGTGAATTGCGGATGCTCTTCTCATCATCAATTACAAGGATCTTGGCCATGGTGGTCATTATTAAAGTTTTGAGACGTGTGGGTACATCAACAAATATACGGTAAGTGAAAGATCAGTTGCGGATGCGGATCCATCTGCCCAGTTCCTTCCAACTTATTTTTTGTCCGTACATCAGGATACCGATGCGGTAGATCCTGCCCGAAAGCCATGTGCTTCCCAGGAATGCACCGATCAGCATGAGGGCAGAAAACAACAATTCATACCAAGGCACACCGAACGGGATGCGTACCATCATCACCACCGGAGATGTCAGCGGAAAGATGGAGCACCAAGTGGCCAGGGGGCCCGTCGGGTCATTGAGCCCGACCTGCATGGCAATGGTGAAGCCGATGATCAGGGGTATGGTCATCGGCAGCATGAATTGCTGGGTATCCGTTTCGCTGTCTACCGCAGAACCGATGGCGGCGAATAGAGATCCGTAGAGGAGGTATCCGCCCAGAAAATAGAAGACAAACATGCCCAGGATAACCGGCCAGTTGATGTTGCTGATGGATTGGAAAACCACTGACATTTTTTGCGACTTATCGTCATTCGGGGATGCATTGTCCTGCAGGTGGGTGGCTTGGTTTTGTTGGAATTCCTGCACAACTGTTTTGGCATCATACCTTTCTGCGAACACCGTTTTGGCACCGGTCAATACCACAGTGCTCAGTACAATCCACAAAGCGAACTGGGTGAGTCCGACCAGGGAAACCCCCAGAATTTTTCCCATCATCAGGTGGAAGGGACGCACCGAAGAAATGATCACTTCTACGATGCGGTTGGTTTTTTCTTCCATCACCCCCCGCATGATCTGGGTACCGAAAAGGAAGATGAAGAAATAGATGATCATGGCTCCAACCATGCCCACAATGATGCGTTGTTCCAACAGCGAGTTATCTCCGTTTACATTGTTGACGATGTTGATCTGGGTCTTGGTGCCGCGAATCACATCCGGATCAATGTCGCGTTTGATCATCTTATAATCTTCCAGCTGCTGTTCCACCTCTTTTTGTACATAGGTGATGGCGCTCAGTCCGGGCTGTTTGGATGACCAGAGCACAATGGCATTTGCCTTCATGGGATCTCCCTGGATATCCAATATGGATACGTTGTCGGAATCGCGGAACATGCGGTGCACATCCTCAAATTTCTTGTCGAGATAGCGCCAGTCGAAAGAGATTTGTTCCGAGTTGGCCATGGATTTCGGCGGGAACATCACTGATTGGTCTACCACAACAATGGTGCGGTGTGAGGTTTCCACCTTGTTCAACCAATAGGGGGTAAGCACCAGGGCTGCCATCAGCAAAGGGCCCACCAGGGTCATGATCAGGAAAGATCGTTTCCGGACACGGGTGAGGTATTCCCGTTTGATGATCAGTGGTATTTTGCCCAGGTTGTTTTTCATGATCCTTGTCCGTTTTCCGATGGCTTCAATGTGTCATGATCCGGGTTGCCATCACCCATTTCCTGCACTTTGCTGATGAAGATTTCATTCATGGATGGGATCACTTCCGTAAAGGAGTGCACTTGTACATTGGGCAGTACCGCATTCAACACGTCATTGGGTGTATTCTGGTTCAACAGACGCAGTGTTACCACCCTGCGGCCGTTTTGTTCGCCATTTTCAACCACCTCGGCGCCGGCCCAAAGGCTGTTGGTGAATGCCAGCAAGTGGCCGCTGAATTCAACCCGGTACATGTTGAAGTGGTACGACTTGCGGATCTCCTCGATGGATCCATCGAGGATTTTTTTTGAGCGATTGATGAGTGCGATGTGGTCGCAAAGTTCTTCCACGGATTCCATCCTGTGGGTGGAAAAAATGATGGTTGCACCTTTCTTCTGCAACTCGCGGATCTCCTCCTTGATGAGGTTGGCGTTGATGGGGTCGAAACCGGTGAAGGGTTCATCAAAGATCAGCAGCCTGGGTTCATGTACCACTGTGGTAATGAACTGGATTTTCTGCTGCATACCTTTCGACAGGTCTTCGATCTTCTTTTTCCACCAGCTTTCGATCTCGAATTTTTCGAACCAGTAACGCAACCGGTTAAGGGCTTCCTTCCTGTCGAGGCCTTTTAACCGGGCGAGGTAAAGGGCTTGTTCGCCAACCTCCATTTTCCGGTACAGTCCACGCTCTTCGGGGAGATAACCGATCTGTTCAACATGTTTGGGCTTCAGCAGTTCGGCACCGAAATACACTTTGCCTTCATCTGGTGTGGAGATCTGGTTGATGATGCGGATCAGGGTGGTTTTACCCGCACCGTTCGGTCCGAGCAATCCGAAGATGCTGCCATTGGGCACATCCAGGCTTACATCTGTTAATGCCTGATGTCCTGAGAAACTTTTTGAGATGTTCCGAACCCTGAGAAGATTGCTCATACCCGCCGAATTTACACATTAACGTGCGAATGCCTCAAAACTTTTCCCGCATGCGATCGAAGAAACTCTTGCGGTCTATTTTTTTGTCGGGTTTGAAGTTTTTCGAATCCCGGAGTTTCTCAAGGAGGGATTTTTCTTCTGAACTGAGGTTTTCGGGTACGTACACATTCACCTCCACCAGCTGATCTCCCTTCCCGTAACCATTCAGGGATGTGAGTCCTTTTCCTTTCAGACGCAGGATCTTTCCGCTTTGTGTTCCGGCTGCGATTTTGATCTTGGCTTTGCCGCTGATTGTAGGAACTTCAATGGATGTGCCCAGGGCCGCATCAATGAAACTGACATAGGTTTGGTGGATGACATTCTCCCCGTCACGGATCAGGTTGGGGTCTTCCTTTTCTTCGATCAGCACCACAAGATCACCGGGAATGCCACCACGCGGACCGGCATTTCCCTTGCCGCTTACGCTGAGCTGCATGCCTTCTTCCACACCGGCGGGGATCTTTAAGGTGATCACTTCTTCACCCTTCACGATGCCATCTCCGAAACAGGTGTTGCATTTGTTGGTGATGGTTTTGCCTTCACCACCGCAATGAGGGCATGTGGTGGTGGTCTGCATCTGCCCAAGGATGGTATTGGCGATGCGGGTGACCTGGCCTGTACCGTGGCAGGTATTGCAGGTGGTGAACCCACCGCTGCCTTCTGCGCCTGTTCCTTTGCAGGAAAGGCAGGTGACATATTTGCTTACCTTGATTTTTTTCTCAACACCTTCCGCGATTTCCTGAAGGGTCAGCGAAACCTTGATACGGATGTTGCTTCCCCTGTTCACCCGTGCAGAGCGGCGACCTCCGCCACCACCGCCGAAGAATGATTCGAACGGGTTATGTCCTCCGAAAATATCGCCGAACTGACTGAAGATATCGTCCATGCTCATGCCGCCGCCGAAGCCGCCACCCGCTGCACCGCCCATGCCTGCATGGCCGAACTGATTGTAGCGTTGGCGCTTTTCCGGGTTGCTCAACACTTCATAGGCTTCGGCCGCTTCCTTGAATTTTTCCTCCGCTTCCTTGTCGCCCGGGTTTTTGTCGGGATGGTACTTCAGTGCAAGTTTGCGGTAAGCTTTTTTGATGTCGGCTTCCCCGGCATTCTTATCAACTCCCAGCACATCGTAATAATCTCGCTTTGACATATTCCTATGTTATTGGCCGATGACCACTTTTGCGTAACGGATCACCTTATCATACAAAGTGTATCCTTTTTCCAGTTCTTCGATGACTTTTCCTTTGGAAGCTTCGTCGGGTGCGGGCACCT encodes the following:
- a CDS encoding sigma-54-dependent Fis family transcriptional regulator, translated to MAKILVIDDEKSIRNSLKDILEYEKFEVGEAADGKEGIEKAKGEKFDVILCDIKMPKMDGMEVLETLIEVTPETPVVMISGHGNIDTAVDALKKGAYDYISKPLDLNRLLVTVRNALDRKSLIQETRVLKKKIAKTHDMVGDSKMMQAVKDMIDKVAETDARVLVTGENGTGKELVARWIHAKSHRSGSPLIEVNCAAIPSELIESELFGHEKGSFTSAVKQRIGKFEQASGGTLFLDEIGDMSLSAQAKVLRALQENKITRVGGEKEIKVDVRVIAATNKDLLKEIEAGNFREDLYHRLSVIVIKVPSLNERLEDIPKLAEHFCTLICEEGGMKEKSFTKEAIKELQKIRWTGNIREFRNVVERLIILCGDKITDQDVKNFAQPLSGQK
- a CDS encoding ABC transporter permease, whose amino-acid sequence is MKNNLGKIPLIIKREYLTRVRKRSFLIMTLVGPLLMAALVLTPYWLNKVETSHRTIVVVDQSVMFPPKSMANSEQISFDWRYLDKKFEDVHRMFRDSDNVSILDIQGDPMKANAIVLWSSKQPGLSAITYVQKEVEQQLEDYKMIKRDIDPDVIRGTKTQINIVNNVNGDNSLLEQRIIVGMVGAMIIYFFIFLFGTQIMRGVMEEKTNRIVEVIISSVRPFHLMMGKILGVSLVGLTQFALWIVLSTVVLTGAKTVFAERYDAKTVVQEFQQNQATHLQDNASPNDDKSQKMSVVFQSISNINWPVILGMFVFYFLGGYLLYGSLFAAIGSAVDSETDTQQFMLPMTIPLIIGFTIAMQVGLNDPTGPLATWCSIFPLTSPVVMMVRIPFGVPWYELLFSALMLIGAFLGSTWLSGRIYRIGILMYGQKISWKELGRWIRIRN
- a CDS encoding ABC transporter ATP-binding protein — translated: MSNLLRVRNISKSFSGHQALTDVSLDVPNGSIFGLLGPNGAGKTTLIRIINQISTPDEGKVYFGAELLKPKHVEQIGYLPEERGLYRKMEVGEQALYLARLKGLDRKEALNRLRYWFEKFEIESWWKKKIEDLSKGMQQKIQFITTVVHEPRLLIFDEPFTGFDPINANLIKEEIRELQKKGATIIFSTHRMESVEELCDHIALINRSKKILDGSIEEIRKSYHFNMYRVEFSGHLLAFTNSLWAGAEVVENGEQNGRRVVTLRLLNQNTPNDVLNAVLPNVQVHSFTEVIPSMNEIFISKVQEMGDGNPDHDTLKPSENGQGS
- the dnaJ gene encoding molecular chaperone DnaJ; translation: MSKRDYYDVLGVDKNAGEADIKKAYRKLALKYHPDKNPGDKEAEEKFKEAAEAYEVLSNPEKRQRYNQFGHAGMGGAAGGGFGGGMSMDDIFSQFGDIFGGHNPFESFFGGGGGGRRSARVNRGSNIRIKVSLTLQEIAEGVEKKIKVSKYVTCLSCKGTGAEGSGGFTTCNTCHGTGQVTRIANTILGQMQTTTTCPHCGGEGKTITNKCNTCFGDGIVKGEEVITLKIPAGVEEGMQLSVSGKGNAGPRGGIPGDLVVLIEEKEDPNLIRDGENVIHQTYVSFIDAALGTSIEVPTISGKAKIKIAAGTQSGKILRLKGKGLTSLNGYGKGDQLVEVNVYVPENLSSEEKSLLEKLRDSKNFKPDKKIDRKSFFDRMREKF